The Rhodocytophaga rosea genome has a segment encoding these proteins:
- a CDS encoding tetratricopeptide repeat protein produces the protein MKASHLFIIPLFILVEFPVWGQVVLVDKAFEYIKNKNIEKARESIDIASQHESTITDPRTWYLKSFIYKELYKANTSASDDFREIALESARKSLQLDKKNTFNADNEAIVNFLRSSYYNDATDHFNNKEFNEALSKFEKCIKYTFSNKIDEIYKQATFYAGYSSSQLKNLQKTKMYFEKALSLQYNDPSLYEELALLYMKEGNDTLSLSILESGRKLFPDNLQLSITGINLYLDANKLNQAEKLVNEYLQLDSSNIEVLLVAGTLYGKISQIDSTNSKNYFLKRKAVYERILRISPDNFTANYNMGITLYNRGVDLINPQVYDLDILAFHKLLENVTLLFKEALPYVEKAAKLSPENKNALVALQGIYYNINEKDKYEQIKVKVESMK, from the coding sequence TTGAAAGCAAGTCATTTATTTATTATTCCATTATTTATCCTGGTAGAGTTTCCTGTTTGGGGACAGGTAGTTTTAGTAGATAAGGCATTTGAATATATAAAAAACAAGAATATTGAGAAAGCTCGTGAATCAATTGATATTGCTTCTCAGCACGAATCAACAATTACAGATCCAAGAACCTGGTATCTTAAAAGTTTTATTTATAAAGAGTTATATAAAGCAAACACTTCTGCATCAGATGATTTTAGAGAAATAGCTTTGGAATCTGCCCGAAAAAGCCTCCAATTGGATAAAAAAAATACCTTCAATGCCGATAATGAAGCAATAGTTAATTTTCTAAGATCATCATACTATAACGATGCTACTGATCATTTCAATAATAAGGAATTCAATGAAGCGCTCAGTAAATTTGAAAAATGTATAAAATACACATTTAGTAATAAAATTGATGAAATCTACAAACAGGCAACTTTCTATGCCGGCTATTCCTCTTCGCAATTAAAGAATTTACAGAAAACCAAGATGTACTTTGAAAAGGCGCTTTCATTACAATATAATGATCCATCACTTTATGAAGAACTTGCGTTGCTTTACATGAAAGAAGGAAATGATACGCTTTCTTTGAGTATTTTAGAATCTGGCCGTAAGCTCTTTCCAGATAATCTTCAATTAAGCATTACAGGAATAAATTTATATTTAGATGCCAACAAGCTGAATCAAGCAGAAAAACTCGTAAATGAGTATCTTCAATTAGATTCTTCTAATATCGAAGTGTTGCTGGTTGCAGGTACATTATATGGAAAAATATCTCAAATTGACTCTACTAACAGTAAAAACTATTTTCTAAAAAGAAAGGCTGTTTACGAAAGAATTTTACGTATATCTCCAGATAATTTTACAGCTAACTATAACATGGGGATTACTCTTTATAATAGAGGAGTAGATTTAATTAACCCACAGGTTTATGATCTGGATATACTTGCCTTTCATAAGTTATTAGAAAATGTCACTTTACTTTTTAAAGAAGCTCTACCTTATGTGGAGAAAGCCGCTAAGTTATCACCTGAAAATAAAAATGCGTTAGTTGCTTTGCAGGGGATATATTATAACATAAATGAGAAAGATAAATATGAGCAAATAAAAGTAAAAGTTGAATCTATGAAATAG
- a CDS encoding T9SS type B sorting domain-containing protein, whose product MKLRIYIFILCILESAFVLPLQAQMLTNKGQLIHITANTIVSVDGSAVNEGTFTNNGALSVSGDWDNRSDYNPGTGTFILNGNTQQAVRHNNQNFYKLQIAGMGEKILESHVTVTQELQLTNGLVTPDQQSVFLIKEKAVINGGSNQSYINGRLFQEGTGNKFFPIGKNGRYKPVLLDQIEGVSPVAGFELFEPNLQAQPGGDLQEVSQIRYWQQTMLSGILNKAFITLSFDQTENFANIDSLVVAEANGPGGVFRSLGMSKTTGSLVEGTITSKLPISGNFFSIGVARNEVTSNLLFIPNAFSPLAALEEDRVVKIYGKNISQENLLFRIYNRWGNQVYESTSLEELSSKGWNGTNMNTGATESSGVYTYTLQGKFNTGKSFKKVGTISLIK is encoded by the coding sequence ATGAAATTACGAATATATATATTTATACTGTGTATTTTAGAATCGGCTTTTGTACTGCCTTTGCAGGCACAAATGCTTACCAACAAAGGACAGTTGATTCATATAACTGCTAATACCATTGTGAGTGTGGATGGAAGCGCTGTGAATGAAGGTACTTTTACCAATAACGGTGCACTTTCGGTTTCTGGTGACTGGGATAACCGCAGTGATTATAATCCTGGTACAGGTACATTTATTCTGAATGGAAATACTCAACAGGCTGTAAGACACAATAATCAAAATTTTTATAAGCTCCAGATAGCGGGCATGGGTGAAAAAATCCTGGAGAGTCATGTTACTGTTACACAGGAATTACAACTCACCAATGGATTAGTAACACCAGATCAGCAATCTGTCTTCCTGATAAAAGAAAAGGCTGTGATTAATGGCGGTTCCAATCAGTCATACATTAATGGAAGACTCTTTCAGGAAGGGACTGGCAATAAGTTTTTTCCTATAGGGAAAAATGGACGCTATAAACCAGTATTGTTAGATCAAATAGAAGGTGTTTCTCCGGTTGCTGGCTTCGAACTTTTTGAACCGAATTTACAGGCTCAACCTGGAGGCGACTTACAGGAAGTTTCCCAAATAAGGTATTGGCAACAAACTATGCTTTCGGGTATATTGAATAAAGCATTTATTACCCTAAGCTTCGATCAGACTGAAAACTTTGCCAATATAGATTCACTTGTAGTGGCAGAGGCAAATGGGCCGGGAGGCGTTTTTCGTAGTTTAGGAATGAGTAAAACAACGGGCAGTCTTGTAGAGGGAACTATTACCAGCAAACTTCCTATTAGTGGGAATTTTTTCTCAATAGGGGTGGCTCGTAATGAAGTTACCTCAAATCTGCTATTCATCCCAAATGCTTTTTCTCCCCTTGCCGCCCTGGAAGAAGACCGGGTGGTAAAAATTTATGGAAAAAATATTTCCCAGGAAAATCTGCTGTTCAGGATTTATAACCGGTGGGGCAACCAGGTTTATGAAAGTACTTCACTGGAAGAGCTATCCTCTAAAGGATGGAATGGTACGAATATGAATACGGGCGCCACAGAAAGTAGCGGGGTATATACCTACACGTTGCAGGGGAAATTTAATACCGGAAAATCATTTAAAAAAGTAGGGACTATTTCACTAATTAAATAG
- a CDS encoding PorP/SprF family type IX secretion system membrane protein yields the protein MGYIQPKQLWYVLLFIPYLSSAQDAHFSQYYASSTYLNPALLGAEKDICFGINYRSQWTSMGTPFTTGQFSFSMPVGKNSPVDIHRNGIGISAYTDVAGESKQFKTNGVYLSFAHDLVFGKKYNQIVSFGGQAGFIQKRISYNHLQWGSQYDPVMGFNPGLVSSASQFSDQLTMPVISYGIMWYYNPRKNFSYTDSGNSFSSFLGFAASNLNRPNESMLKSESNRLPVLYKLHGGAEWKLSQSFYISPNFLAMRQNNATQVNIGYYVTYTTHSGKAINVPYNFMLGGWYRVKDSFIFSTGVQVKNYSFGFSYDMNISSLRYYTRSRGAYEISIAYRINKESQIRRYSTPLM from the coding sequence ATGGGATACATACAACCAAAGCAGTTATGGTATGTACTTTTGTTTATTCCGTATCTGTCAAGCGCCCAGGATGCTCATTTTTCACAATATTATGCCTCTTCTACCTATTTAAATCCTGCCTTACTTGGTGCTGAGAAAGATATCTGTTTTGGAATTAACTACCGTTCTCAATGGACCAGCATGGGCACTCCTTTTACTACAGGGCAATTTTCTTTTAGTATGCCGGTAGGCAAAAACAGCCCTGTAGATATACATCGCAATGGAATAGGAATCTCTGCATATACAGATGTGGCCGGAGAAAGTAAACAGTTTAAAACAAATGGGGTATACCTGTCTTTTGCCCATGATCTGGTGTTCGGGAAAAAGTATAACCAGATCGTTTCTTTCGGAGGGCAGGCCGGATTTATTCAAAAACGGATCAGTTACAATCATCTGCAATGGGGTTCGCAATATGATCCTGTCATGGGATTTAATCCTGGTTTGGTTTCCAGTGCCAGCCAGTTTTCAGACCAGCTTACAATGCCGGTAATCAGTTATGGAATAATGTGGTATTACAATCCGCGTAAAAACTTTTCCTATACTGATTCAGGCAATAGTTTCAGTAGTTTTTTAGGTTTTGCGGCATCTAATTTAAACAGGCCCAATGAATCGATGCTGAAAAGCGAATCAAACCGGTTGCCTGTGTTATATAAGCTGCATGGAGGAGCTGAGTGGAAACTATCTCAAAGCTTTTATATTTCTCCCAATTTTTTAGCCATGCGGCAAAACAACGCTACTCAGGTTAATATAGGGTATTATGTTACCTATACCACTCATAGTGGAAAGGCTATAAATGTTCCATACAATTTTATGCTGGGTGGATGGTATAGGGTAAAGGATTCCTTTATTTTTTCAACAGGTGTACAAGTGAAAAACTATTCTTTCGGTTTTAGCTATGACATGAATATTTCG
- a CDS encoding DUF7151 family protein, producing the protein MSKFYLPKINVIKTSISIICLFLLSYYVDAQNTVGVGTNTPNKHAVIDIVSPSNNQGVLLPRLTTAQRTDIQFTSSLTSADNGLIVFDSNSKKFYYWKDTQWVEGLSSTVTSTNGSIWHSGNGIPINSLGNEGDFYIDINSGDVYEKVDGVYSKKLNIKGDIGPQGTQGLKGEKGDVGPRGSKGDAGPQGLKGEKGDPGTQGLTGLQGQKGDTGATGPQGDKGQKGDKGDTGAQGPQGIQGLQGAQGGKGDKGDIGDSGVQGMQGEKGDKGDKGEIGLPGPVGATGATGPQGVKGDKGDIGPQGLKGATGDKGDTGDTGIQGPQGQQGLPGFAGTNGINGYNSLSKTTIEAAGVNCVSGGQKIESGQDLNRNNILDAAEITSTSYVCNGAQGIKGENGDKGDTGPQGIAGVNGLDGKSILNGAINPLSTIGINGDFYINITTNTLFGPKTSGNWGSGLALIGPKGDTGAQGMKGDTGSQGVQGIKGDTGDTGVQGPQGIQGEKGDKGDTGAQGLTGSQGQKGDKGDQGDIGPQGLIGATGAKGDKGDIGDQGIQGLQGPQGGIGPKGDKGDQGDTGPQGLTGINGTNGFNSLTKITNESIGINCVNGGQKVESGLDINSNNILDAGEISSTSFVCNGIQGPTGTNGINGSNGYNSLTKTTAEPLGVNCVSGGQKIESGQDLNRNNILDVVEITSTSYVCNGAQGLVGATGLKGDKGDQGIQGFIGSTGSKGDKGDKGDTGLQGIQGETGPQGQKGDTGDTGLQGPQGPVGAIGLQGPKGDLGNIGPQGIQGEVGPIGATGPQGSQGTKGDKGDKGDTGDVGPQGPQGLPGLAGTNGINGYNSLSKTTLEAAGVNCVSGGQKIESGQDLNRNNILDAAEIISTSYICNGLQGLVGATGLKGDKGDIGVQGPQGIKGDNGDTGLQGPQGIQGVKGDQGDVGAQGPKGDKGDIGTQGPQGLQGIAGVGGTNGISSLSKTTAELSGVNCVNGGQKIESGLDINANNILESTEVSSTTYVCNGTNNINSAGTGINISGGVISNSGDTNAADDITTSSTAGGDLSGTFSNLQLKSNAVTTNVIANNAVTVSKIGTAGLFDGNKVLTTDILGNPYWGVFPTLGGDITSVNAGTGLTGGALSNDATLSIAPGGVGTTQLALNAVTTNQIMDGTISTNDLADGSVTAVKIQNGNVSAAKINADVAGNGLGKNGTDESLEVNVAASGGIEIVADQLQLTNVGTSGTYGSSTQVPVLTTDSKGRVTNITNTTISASGDVTGNLNSTTVSRLQGRPVANTAPATNQILTWDGTQWAPQTYITGTLNGGTTNYIPKWTSSTTLSSTSQVYDNGTNVGIGTNTPGTKLEVDGALSVTPGIITSGLSSFNVIVGNNTFIKITGTNTNDQNVSLANGIKPGQILIIAAYQTNDKKLKFNDSGNLNLAGDKDLKHEETLTLIWDGNKWLQLSYSSN; encoded by the coding sequence ATGAGTAAATTTTACTTGCCTAAGATAAATGTAATAAAAACCAGTATAAGTATTATATGTTTATTTCTGTTGTCTTATTATGTAGATGCTCAAAATACGGTAGGAGTTGGGACAAATACTCCAAATAAACATGCAGTAATAGATATAGTTTCACCTTCTAATAATCAAGGTGTACTTCTTCCTCGTCTTACTACTGCACAGCGGACAGACATTCAATTTACTTCCTCTTTAACTTCAGCCGATAACGGATTAATCGTTTTTGATTCTAATAGTAAGAAATTCTATTATTGGAAAGATACACAATGGGTGGAAGGCTTAAGTAGTACAGTAACTTCTACTAATGGGTCAATATGGCATTCAGGCAATGGAATACCAATCAATAGTTTGGGTAATGAGGGTGATTTCTATATTGATATTAATTCCGGTGATGTATATGAGAAAGTTGATGGTGTGTATAGTAAGAAACTTAATATTAAAGGAGACATAGGACCACAGGGCACTCAGGGCTTAAAGGGAGAGAAGGGTGATGTAGGGCCACGAGGATCAAAAGGGGACGCAGGGCCACAGGGATTGAAAGGCGAGAAGGGTGATCCGGGAACACAAGGTCTTACTGGCTTACAAGGACAGAAAGGAGATACAGGTGCTACCGGGCCTCAAGGTGATAAAGGCCAGAAGGGCGACAAAGGAGATACTGGAGCGCAAGGGCCGCAGGGAATTCAAGGTTTACAGGGTGCCCAAGGAGGGAAGGGCGACAAGGGAGATATAGGTGATAGTGGTGTACAAGGCATGCAAGGAGAAAAGGGCGATAAAGGGGATAAGGGGGAGATAGGTTTACCAGGACCTGTTGGTGCTACAGGCGCTACCGGGCCTCAAGGAGTAAAAGGGGATAAAGGCGATATTGGTCCACAAGGTTTGAAAGGTGCTACTGGGGACAAAGGAGACACAGGTGATACAGGTATACAAGGACCTCAAGGGCAACAAGGCTTGCCGGGATTTGCCGGCACAAATGGTATAAATGGCTACAATAGTTTAAGTAAAACTACCATAGAAGCAGCAGGTGTAAATTGTGTCAGTGGTGGACAGAAGATTGAATCCGGCCAGGATCTCAACCGGAACAACATTCTGGATGCTGCTGAAATCACTTCTACTTCTTATGTCTGCAATGGTGCACAAGGAATAAAAGGCGAGAATGGGGACAAAGGAGATACTGGCCCGCAAGGAATAGCTGGGGTAAATGGCTTAGATGGAAAAAGTATCCTGAATGGAGCTATCAATCCACTATCCACTATTGGAATTAATGGAGATTTTTACATCAATATAACTACCAACACATTATTTGGTCCTAAAACAAGCGGTAATTGGGGAAGCGGCCTGGCTTTAATAGGCCCCAAAGGAGATACTGGTGCACAAGGCATGAAAGGGGATACTGGTTCTCAAGGTGTTCAAGGTATTAAAGGCGATACAGGAGATACCGGTGTACAGGGACCTCAAGGTATACAGGGAGAAAAAGGCGACAAGGGTGATACCGGAGCACAAGGTCTTACTGGTAGCCAAGGACAAAAGGGGGATAAAGGAGATCAGGGCGATATAGGGCCTCAAGGTCTAATAGGAGCTACGGGTGCTAAAGGGGACAAGGGCGATATAGGGGACCAAGGGATTCAGGGGTTACAGGGGCCTCAAGGAGGAATAGGCCCCAAAGGAGACAAAGGCGATCAAGGAGATACAGGGCCGCAAGGACTTACCGGAATAAATGGTACGAATGGCTTTAATAGCTTAACAAAGATTACTAATGAATCTATTGGTATAAACTGCGTGAATGGTGGACAAAAAGTAGAATCAGGCTTAGATATCAATAGTAACAACATATTGGATGCAGGTGAAATTTCTTCTACTTCTTTTGTTTGTAATGGAATACAAGGACCCACAGGAACGAATGGTATCAATGGATCAAATGGTTATAACAGCCTAACAAAAACTACCGCTGAGCCATTGGGTGTAAATTGTGTTAGTGGCGGACAGAAGATTGAATCTGGCCAGGATCTCAACCGGAACAACATTCTGGATGTTGTTGAAATCACTTCTACCTCTTATGTCTGCAATGGTGCACAAGGTCTGGTTGGTGCTACAGGGTTGAAAGGAGATAAAGGAGATCAAGGTATTCAAGGTTTTATAGGATCAACAGGATCGAAAGGCGATAAGGGGGACAAAGGAGATACTGGCCTGCAAGGAATACAAGGAGAAACTGGGCCTCAAGGACAAAAGGGGGATACAGGTGATACAGGGCTACAAGGTCCGCAGGGTCCTGTTGGAGCTATAGGGTTGCAGGGACCAAAAGGAGATCTCGGTAATATAGGTCCACAAGGGATTCAAGGAGAAGTAGGCCCGATTGGTGCTACTGGTCCACAAGGATCTCAGGGCACAAAAGGAGACAAAGGAGATAAGGGGGATACAGGTGATGTAGGCCCACAAGGACCTCAAGGCTTGCCGGGACTTGCCGGCACAAATGGTATAAATGGCTACAATAGTTTAAGTAAAACTACTTTAGAAGCAGCAGGCGTAAATTGTGTCAGTGGCGGACAGAAGATTGAATCCGGCCAGGATCTCAACCGGAACAACATTCTGGATGCTGCTGAAATTATTTCTACTTCTTATATATGTAACGGTTTGCAAGGCCTGGTTGGTGCTACAGGGTTGAAAGGAGATAAAGGCGATATAGGTGTCCAAGGCCCACAAGGTATTAAAGGGGACAATGGCGACACCGGACTACAGGGGCCTCAGGGCATACAAGGAGTAAAAGGAGATCAGGGTGATGTTGGGGCACAAGGGCCAAAAGGAGACAAAGGGGATATTGGTACACAAGGACCTCAGGGCTTGCAAGGTATAGCTGGTGTAGGTGGCACCAATGGAATTAGTAGTTTAAGCAAAACTACAGCCGAGCTTTCAGGCGTAAATTGTGTGAATGGCGGACAGAAGATAGAGTCAGGTTTAGATATAAATGCGAATAATATCTTAGAGTCAACCGAAGTTAGTTCTACTACCTATGTGTGTAATGGTACAAACAATATTAATTCAGCCGGTACAGGTATCAACATCAGTGGAGGGGTTATTTCAAACTCAGGTGATACCAATGCCGCTGATGATATAACTACATCCTCAACAGCAGGAGGCGACCTGTCGGGCACATTCTCAAATCTACAGCTAAAATCAAACGCTGTTACTACAAATGTGATTGCAAATAATGCGGTGACAGTTAGTAAAATCGGTACAGCAGGCCTGTTTGATGGAAATAAGGTATTAACTACAGATATTTTAGGCAACCCTTACTGGGGCGTTTTTCCTACGTTAGGAGGAGACATTACATCTGTTAATGCCGGTACTGGCTTAACTGGAGGAGCGTTAAGCAATGATGCCACTCTCTCCATTGCTCCTGGGGGAGTAGGCACTACACAGCTTGCATTAAATGCGGTTACTACCAATCAGATAATGGATGGTACAATCAGCACCAATGATTTAGCAGATGGCTCTGTAACTGCTGTTAAAATTCAGAATGGAAATGTGTCTGCTGCAAAGATCAATGCAGATGTGGCCGGTAATGGTTTAGGTAAAAATGGAACAGATGAGAGTCTGGAAGTAAATGTAGCCGCTTCAGGAGGCATTGAAATAGTTGCCGACCAACTGCAATTAACGAATGTAGGTACATCCGGTACCTATGGAAGTTCCACACAAGTGCCTGTACTAACAACTGATTCGAAAGGTAGAGTAACGAATATTACCAATACAACTATTTCAGCATCAGGAGATGTAACAGGAAATTTAAATTCAACTACTGTATCCAGGTTACAAGGCAGGCCTGTGGCCAATACGGCACCGGCAACTAACCAAATTTTAACCTGGGATGGCACTCAATGGGCACCTCAAACTTATATTACCGGCACTCTAAATGGTGGTACTACTAATTATATTCCTAAGTGGACTTCTTCAACTACGTTATCATCTACTTCTCAAGTTTATGATAATGGTACCAATGTAGGTATTGGAACCAATACACCAGGAACCAAGCTGGAAGTAGACGGTGCATTATCTGTAACTCCTGGTATAATTACTTCTGGCCTTTCTAGTTTTAATGTAATAGTCGGGAATAATACTTTTATAAAAATCACAGGTACTAATACCAATGATCAGAATGTTTCACTCGCTAACGGCATTAAGCCGGGGCAGATCTTGATTATTGCTGCGTATCAGACCAATGACAAAAAGCTTAAATTCAATGATAGTGGAAACTTAAATTTAGCCGGCGATAAGGATTTGAAACATGAAGAAACACTTACACTTATATGGGATGGTAATAAATGGTTGCAATTAAGTTATTCAAGTAATTGA
- a CDS encoding YfiR family protein, translating into MNKTLFSIIIMVLCIYAYPTNAQADIHEAENKIHSIFIYNFTKYVQWPEEYSNGDFTIGIIGNTDLDKELQKIAAIKTVNGRRISIKKYTDVGNIEKKCNILFLTSESSSLLSDVLKKLTGSGTLLITHKEGLGKFGSLVNFVSENGRYRFEINTTAFEKSKLKFEQQLKAVAIII; encoded by the coding sequence ATGAATAAAACCTTATTTTCAATAATTATCATGGTATTGTGTATATATGCGTATCCAACCAATGCGCAAGCGGATATTCATGAAGCTGAAAATAAAATTCATAGTATCTTCATATACAACTTCACAAAGTATGTACAGTGGCCCGAAGAATATAGCAATGGAGATTTTACTATTGGCATAATAGGAAATACAGATTTAGATAAAGAACTACAAAAGATAGCTGCTATAAAAACTGTAAATGGCCGTAGAATTAGTATCAAGAAATACACAGATGTTGGAAATATAGAAAAAAAGTGTAATATCTTATTTTTAACCTCTGAAAGCAGCAGTCTGTTAAGTGATGTTTTAAAAAAATTAACAGGCAGCGGTACGCTTCTTATTACGCATAAAGAGGGATTAGGTAAATTCGGCAGTTTAGTAAACTTTGTTTCAGAGAACGGCAGATACAGATTTGAAATAAATACTACTGCATTTGAAAAAAGCAAATTAAAATTTGAACAGCAATTGAAAGCTGTAGCAATAATCATATAG